A region of the Methanobrevibacter ruminantium M1 genome:
ATTTGGGCATGTTAAAGTGGTGAAAGACTACTTAATTTGGGTTGTTATAAATTGCTAGGATTTTAAAATTTTACTTCAAATCTACAAGTTTAGACAATTTGCCATCTTATTAAAGGTATGATTGTCAGATTAATATTTAATCAATTTATAATTTGTAGTACTTTTAAAAAAACAAATTAGGTGAGAACATGCCTGCAAATAGATTTAGATCAAGATCATATAAAAGAACAAATACAAAGACTCCTGGTGGAGTTAATGTTTTAAGATATAAAAAGAAAAAACCATCTAAGCATGTATGTGCTGAATGTGGTGCTGTATTACATGGTGTACCAAGAGGACGTCCTTTTGAGGTCAACAAATTAGCAAAATCTAAAAAGAGACCTAACCGTCCATTTGGTGGAAACTTATGTCCTGAATGTACTCGTAAACATTTCAAACAAGAGGCAAGAAAATAATGATAATTACAATCGGTGGCGTAGCTGGCAGTGGAACCACAACAGCTGCAAAGGTATTATCTGAGAAATTAGGGGTTCCGTATATTTCAGCTGGAGCTATCTTTAGAGAGATGGCTGAAGAGCATGGGATGACTCCTGTGGAATTTGGCAAATTTGCTGAAAATAATACTGACATCGATAAAGAGATTGATAATAGACAAGCTAAACTTGCAGAGGAAGCTGATGATCTTATTATTGAAGGAAGATTGTCTGCATACTTTATTGATGCGGATTTAAAGGTTTGCTTCACCGCTCCATTAGACGTTAGAGCTAAAAGAGTATGTGAAAGGGAAAACAAGTCAGTTGAGACTGCTCGTTTGGAAATAATCGCTCGGGAAGAAAGCGAAGCTATAAGATATAGGGATATTCATAATATTGACATAAAGAACATGGATATTTATGATTTGATAATCAATACCAATAGCTTCGATCCGGAGAGCATTTCAGAAATTATTATAACAACATTAAAGGTGATATGATGGCAGCTATAGAAGTTGGTAGAAAATGTATTAAGACTGCTGGTAGAGAAGCAGGTAAAGAATGTGAAATTGTTGCAATTATTGATGAAAACTTCGTAGAAGTAAAAGGAGACGAAGTTAAAAACAGACGTTGTAACATTAACCACTTAGAACCTATTATGGAATAAGTGTGCTAATTTACTTTATTTTACATTTTTTTATTAATTTATACATTTTTACTTTTTATATATTAAAATAAAATACAATTTTTGTATATTTTGAATTCATCTTTTAGATGAGTTCTTATATTTTTTCTTTTTTTCTAATCTTTTTTTATTATTTAATTTATTCAGTTTACTTTTTTGACCTTATTATCTTTTTTATGACCTTATTATCCTTTTTTGATTTTAGTAATCCTATTTTTTATAAAAGATAAAATTGATTTAATATTGGAAATTGATTTAATATTGGATTAAACATCATTTATTTCTTTTAAAAAATTTTATCCATTGTGGAAACCTAATGCAATAATGTTGTTATTTCACCATTCCACAGAAAGTTTAAAATATAAGTGAAATTAATAGTTTAATTAAGTAAAATAAGAAAAATCATAAAGGTTTAATTTTCATAGCTAAACTTTTATTTAACGAAACAATTGTTAAGATGGTTTTGTAAACTGTTTTTATAAATTAATGTTCTAAACGGTTTTTATTTAACTAGGAATGTTGTAAACTGTTTTGATTTAACTAAGAATGCTGTAAATTGCTTTAAAAGAATAATTTTATGATTTTGGTGTTTAAGATGGGCATATTTGATAAGGTCAAGTCAGCTTTTGAATCTAGTAAAAACTTTAAATATTTAGATGATTTAATTCATAGCGGGCTGAATGAGATTGTTTTGGATGATGATATCAGCTTAAGTAAAAATGAAAAAAACAAGTATTCTAACGGCATTGAAATAGAAATTGATAATCTGGTTATTGATGGAAATGGCCATGCAATAGATGCCCAAGGAAATGGTTCTATCTTTTTATGCACTGGTAAAAATATCGTAGTAAAGAATATTCATTTTAAAAATGGAATCCATTCCAATGGAGGTGCAATAGAAAATCGTGGGGAATTAACTATAATGGATTCCACATTTGATGGAAATAATGCATCCCTTGGAGGGGCAGTTTTTAACGACGGCCCTAAACTAATGATAGCTAAATCCACAATCACTGGAAACATAGCCAAAGAGGGCGGCGGAGCAATATATAATAATGATGGCGAGGTTTATATTTCAGAATCCATGATTAACGAAAATGTCTCTAGTTTTCATCAGTATTCTGGCGGAGCAATTTATAATAAGGGCGAGTTGACTATTGAAAAATCAACACTCATTAGAAACCATGCAAGTTTTGGCGGAGCAATAGGAAATATTGGTCAGTTAAACATAATCGATTCCACAATTAGCAATAATGAATCCAGTGGTGATGGCGGTGCAATTTTTAATGATAATGCTAGCTTATCAATATCCAATTCAATGATTGAAGCTAATGTCTCAGATGGATTGGAAGGCGGAGGGGCGATATATAATAAGGAAGGCGAGCTTAACATTACTGGATCTGTCCTTAAACAAAACGAATTGGTCGGCCAAATAGGAAAAGGGGGAGCTATATATAATAATGGAGGCAATCTCAATATTGCAGGTTCATCACTTTGCAATCATTCCATAAACTTTTTTGGGGGAGCGATATATAATGATGGAGGCAAGATTAATATTGCAGAATCCAAATTCAATGAAAATTCCTCTAACAGGAATGGCGGGGCAATATATAATGAAGGTGAAGTCAATATTAGAAAGTCATCCATTAAGAAAAACAAGTCTGATGGCGGAGTAATAGAGAATATAAATGGAGATTTTAAGATATTTAATTGCGAATTTTTCTCAAACGAATCTCAAGGAAATATAATATTCAATCAAGATTCATTAGAAATTAATTACACTGATTTTAAGGATAATCGATCAAAATCTATGCTGCTTAATGATGGAGTCAAATCCAAAATGAGCCTTGTTAAAGGAGAGATTAATGGTAATGATGTTAAAGATACATTAATCCTCAATGAAGGAAATTCTTTAACCATATCTGAAACTGTTTTTGAAAATAATTTGATTCCTAATGGGGATGCCATAGTTAATTCAAGTAATTTGATATTGACAAATCCAAAGATAAATGATGATAATCAGGAAATAAGAAATCAAGGGAATCTTCTTTTAAAAAGGTCATCTCTAGATATTAAAGGCAAAATCAATGGGGAAGGAAAAATTGAAACAGATGACCATTCCAATGAAGATAAATTTGATTTTGGATATCTTGACAGCCTAATTCATGGAAGTCCCGATAAGGAAATTGTGCTGGATAAAGATATAAAACTTGAAAATTATGAAGTTGATTTTTATGAAGGGGGCATAGAACTGGATTTCGATGATTTGATTATAAATGGAAATGGCAAAACTATTGATGCTAGAGGAAAATCCCGTATTTTCACAATAAGTGGAAAAAACATCACTCTAAAGCACATTACTTTTAAAAATGGACACTCTTATAAAAATTACGACAACCCTTTAAATAATAATGGAGGGGCAATAAGAATTAATGCCAATGCAAATCTCACAATAACCGATTGTAAATTTTTAGATAATCTCTCAGAGGATTATGGTGGAGTTATATATTATAATGGCTCTGGAGACTTAGTTCTCACTGCATCAACAATGAAAGGCAATACTGCAGAAAATGATGGCGGTGCCATATTCAGTAGCGGAGAGGTGAAAATAAATAAATCTAAATTTATCAACAATAGCGGAAATAATGGCGGTGCTATTGCAATTGTAAATAGTAATGATAAAGCATCTGTCACTGAATCTATTTTTAATGAAAACGCCGCAGATTCGAAAGGAGGAGCAATCTGGTTCCATAATTCAAATATTGCATTGGCAGATTGCACTTTCAATGATAACTATGCTACTTGTGGAGCGGCAATTTACCAAGAAATAAGCAAGGGAAGCATAAGCAATTCCACTTTTAAGAGGAATTTATCATCTTATGCATATTGGCATGATGGAAAATTAGTTACTAATAAAAATCATGCTATCTTCATTGATACAGGTTCTGGATTAAATGACTTCAATCAAGATAGAGACAATATCATCAACTGTGATTTTATAGATAATAATAATAATCTTTATGCTCAGAAACATGATTTAATTAAATCTAGACTTGATGAGCACTTGGCTCTATGGAAACGCAATTTATAATTATGCTATTGTTTAATTTTCATAGTTTAACGTTTATTTATCGAAAATATAGGGCTTAATTTTCATAGTTAAACGTTTATTTATCGAAAATATAGGGCTTAATTTTCATAGTTAAACGTTTATTTATCGAAAATATAGGGCTTAATTTTATAGTTTAACGTTTATTTATCGAAAATATAGGGCTTAATTTTATAGTTTAACGTTTCTTTAATGAAATAATAATGCTTAATTTTATTGTTAAACGTTTATTTAATGAAAATAATAAGCGAAAATAAGCATAAGTTTATAAAAATAAAATTATATGTTTAAAGTTATGTGATGAATAGGTGTTTATTTAAAAATGATTTGAAGAAAGTATTAAAACAATTATTAATACTTAATTCATCAAATGTATAAAAAATTCTTGTTTTATTAAAAGATTAATTTTTATTTAATAATTCTAAGAACTTTTCCTTTGCCTCGTCAATGGTTAAAGGATAGTCATCATTCATATCATATCCTTCTTTTTCTAGTTCTTGGAATAGCTCTGTAACAATCGGAACTTCAAGATTTGCCTGTTCAAGAATTTCAGGCTGTGCAAATATTTCTTTTGGAGTTCCTTCTGCAACTAATTCCCCATCAACCAATACAAAGACCTTTTCTGCATAGGTAGGTACAAGGTTTACCTCGTGAGTTGAGATTATTACAGTGATTCCTTCATCATTAAGTTCCTTCAATAGATTGCTTAATGCTGTAACCCCTTGAGGGTCTAGCCCTGCTGTAGGCTCATCCAGAACCATTATCTCTGGTTTCATTGCAAGGATTCCTGCAATTGCAACCCTTTTCTTCTGACCTCCGCTTAGGTGGTGAGGAGCTGTCTTTTCATATCCGCTCATTCCAACCCTTGCCAATGCCTCTGTCACTCTTTTTTGAACCTCTTCCATAGGAAGCTTAAGGTTTAGCGGTCCGAATGCAACGTCCTCTTCTACAGTCGGTGCAAAGATTTGGTCATCAGGGTTTTGGAATACGATTCCTACCTTCTGTCTGAATTTAAGCAATGATTTCTTGTCATACTTTAGCTCTTCCCCTTTGATGAAGACCTGTCCCTCATCAGGTTCGTATATGCCGTTTAAATGAAGGAACAAGGTAGACTTTCCCGCACCGTTTTTTCCTAAAAGAGCAACCATTTGTCCTTCTTCGACCTTTAGGCTAACTCCCTTAAGTGCTTGATAATCCTTATTATATGAATATTTAATGTTTCTAACTTCTAACATTTTATTCCTCCTTTGGCGGTATATAAACCGGAAGCTCTCCGTCGTAGCCTCTTGAATCTAAACTGTTTTGCAATGTTTCGCTTTTTTCCAATGATCTTAAAAATATATTGCTTACAAGCGATCCTAAGCACTGCAATGAATTCCAATAGGAATTATACCCTAATCTTGTCTTCTGTGCCTTCTGCATCACATCAATCTCATTTAGGAATATGAAGATTGTATTGTACATCAAAAGCCCTATCTCAATCACTATTTTAGGAACCTTAAGTGTTTCCAAACAGTGGAAGATCTTTGCAATAGGTGTTGTAAGGGCTAGGAATCCTAGGATAGGAAAACACCCTAACACTCTGAAGAATGTGTAGAGACCGTAATGCCATGAGTCGTCGGTGACTACGATTCCAAAGAATCCTGTTTGGTAGATGACCTTTCCGCTTCCGAAGAAGAATATCAGAAATAGACATGTTATTATAAGGAATGCCATCGGAATGGTCAGGAATTTTATGTAAGAGCGGATGTTTATCTTTGCAACTCCAAGAATTATGATGGAGAATAGTATGAACATGAAAATGTCAAAGTACAGGTTGTCCAATGCCAATGTAACAATCAGTAGAATTATGGTTATAAATAAT
Encoded here:
- the cbiQ gene encoding cobalt ECF transporter T component CbiQ, coding for MKFDMDYIAHHNELSEANPYYKLFITIILLIVTLALDNLYFDIFMFILFSIIILGVAKINIRSYIKFLTIPMAFLIITCLFLIFFFGSGKVIYQTGFFGIVVTDDSWHYGLYTFFRVLGCFPILGFLALTTPIAKIFHCLETLKVPKIVIEIGLLMYNTIFIFLNEIDVMQKAQKTRLGYNSYWNSLQCLGSLVSNIFLRSLEKSETLQNSLDSRGYDGELPVYIPPKEE
- a CDS encoding right-handed parallel beta-helix repeat-containing protein; the encoded protein is MGIFDKVKSAFESSKNFKYLDDLIHSGLNEIVLDDDISLSKNEKNKYSNGIEIEIDNLVIDGNGHAIDAQGNGSIFLCTGKNIVVKNIHFKNGIHSNGGAIENRGELTIMDSTFDGNNASLGGAVFNDGPKLMIAKSTITGNIAKEGGGAIYNNDGEVYISESMINENVSSFHQYSGGAIYNKGELTIEKSTLIRNHASFGGAIGNIGQLNIIDSTISNNESSGDGGAIFNDNASLSISNSMIEANVSDGLEGGGAIYNKEGELNITGSVLKQNELVGQIGKGGAIYNNGGNLNIAGSSLCNHSINFFGGAIYNDGGKINIAESKFNENSSNRNGGAIYNEGEVNIRKSSIKKNKSDGGVIENINGDFKIFNCEFFSNESQGNIIFNQDSLEINYTDFKDNRSKSMLLNDGVKSKMSLVKGEINGNDVKDTLILNEGNSLTISETVFENNLIPNGDAIVNSSNLILTNPKINDDNQEIRNQGNLLLKRSSLDIKGKINGEGKIETDDHSNEDKFDFGYLDSLIHGSPDKEIVLDKDIKLENYEVDFYEGGIELDFDDLIINGNGKTIDARGKSRIFTISGKNITLKHITFKNGHSYKNYDNPLNNNGGAIRINANANLTITDCKFLDNLSEDYGGVIYYNGSGDLVLTASTMKGNTAENDGGAIFSSGEVKINKSKFINNSGNNGGAIAIVNSNDKASVTESIFNENAADSKGGAIWFHNSNIALADCTFNDNYATCGAAIYQEISKGSISNSTFKRNLSSYAYWHDGKLVTNKNHAIFIDTGSGLNDFNQDRDNIINCDFIDNNNNLYAQKHDLIKSRLDEHLALWKRNL
- a CDS encoding ATP-binding cassette domain-containing protein; its protein translation is MLEVRNIKYSYNKDYQALKGVSLKVEEGQMVALLGKNGAGKSTLFLHLNGIYEPDEGQVFIKGEELKYDKKSLLKFRQKVGIVFQNPDDQIFAPTVEEDVAFGPLNLKLPMEEVQKRVTEALARVGMSGYEKTAPHHLSGGQKKRVAIAGILAMKPEIMVLDEPTAGLDPQGVTALSNLLKELNDEGITVIISTHEVNLVPTYAEKVFVLVDGELVAEGTPKEIFAQPEILEQANLEVPIVTELFQELEKEGYDMNDDYPLTIDEAKEKFLELLNKN
- a CDS encoding 50S ribosomal protein L14e; translation: MAAIEVGRKCIKTAGREAGKECEIVAIIDENFVEVKGDEVKNRRCNINHLEPIME
- a CDS encoding 50S ribosomal protein L34e, translated to MPANRFRSRSYKRTNTKTPGGVNVLRYKKKKPSKHVCAECGAVLHGVPRGRPFEVNKLAKSKKRPNRPFGGNLCPECTRKHFKQEARK
- the cmk gene encoding (d)CMP kinase translates to MIITIGGVAGSGTTTAAKVLSEKLGVPYISAGAIFREMAEEHGMTPVEFGKFAENNTDIDKEIDNRQAKLAEEADDLIIEGRLSAYFIDADLKVCFTAPLDVRAKRVCERENKSVETARLEIIAREESEAIRYRDIHNIDIKNMDIYDLIINTNSFDPESISEIIITTLKVI